A single genomic interval of Tursiops truncatus isolate mTurTru1 chromosome 1, mTurTru1.mat.Y, whole genome shotgun sequence harbors:
- the LOC117312444 gene encoding Golgi-associated RAB2 interactor protein 4-like, which yields MSGDSLLPYHMAQSSTGVGLFNTTMGKLQQQLRKGEYHIFKDAPVFESDFIQITKRGDLIDVHNCVCTVTVGITSSSPVLPLPDTMLLARWATGCEEHAEHSQAAKGKSHEAAKTLELTRLLPLTLVSISTHNREKQQLRVKFATGRSWYLQLCAPLDAQEDLFTSWEELIYLLRPPVETYSCTYAVPAWDMIGLPVFEEEEDGRSPAVEDFQGKWDQDQVSICSLHTCSELAGATSAAFAGGEGIQLDSHEPDTMPDVATAKAKPTVLDKASASRATTKVETAGVAGGTAAGALSVAVIKSPAPEEQSTATAATASNGPGGSKTSIATGGTARTSLRSRKTGAASSSGYASSMSTSLSPEAGVTVVGAEPTGKTAEGRADEEDEGTLISTLPQEGKVSEQDGSSQRVSQARKGRRERREHWGEDRALTSPSLCSSVESHHKAAGNKTIQKAAGPCSGGRRATRDDQKDKGHGSPGGSEQGTAHKGISRAPITNESRTSHKSGRSLSTASSGPTTERLSRISSFFRNVRASLTAKTVASENAYSVLSEFLGPEAQP from the exons ATGAGTGGGGACTCTCTGCTCCCGTATCACATGGCCCAGAGCAGCACCGGGGTGGGCCTGTTCAACACCACCATGGGGAAGCTGCAGCAGCAACTGCGCAAGGGCGAATACCACATATTCAAGGACGCACCGGTATTCGAGAGCGACTTTATCCAGATCACGAAGAGGGGAGACCTGATTGACGTGCACAACTGTGTCTGCACGGTGACCGTGGGTATCACATCCAGCAGCCCCGTCCTCCCACTCCCAGACACCATGCTGCTGGCCCGATGGGCCACCGGCTGTGAAGAGCACGCTGAGCACAGCCAGGCCGCCAAGGGCAAGAGCCACGAGGCTGCAAAGACCTTAGAGCTCACCAGGCTCCTGCCCTTGACGCTCGTGAGCATCTCCACTCACAATCGCGAGAAACAACAGCTGCGCGTGAAGTTTGCCACTGGCCGCTCCTGGTACCTGCAGCTGTGTGCCCCTCTGGACGCGCAGGAAGACCTCTTCACCTCTTGGGAAGAGCTGATTTACCTCCTGCGACCACCAGTGGAGACTTACAGCTGCACCTACGCTGTTCCAGCCTGGGACATGATCGGCCTGCCTGTGttcgaggaggaggaggacggcAGGAGCCCGGCAGTGGAGGATTTCCAAGGAAAGTGGGATCAGGACCAGGTGAGCATCTGCAGCCTCCACACGTGCTCTGAGCTGGCCGGGGCCACGTCCGCAGCTTTTGCTGGTGGGGAGGGGATCCAACTGGACTCCCACGAGCCCGATACCATGCCCGATGTGGCCACTGCAAAAGCAAAACCTACAGTGCTTGACAAAGCGTCAGCATCGCGGGCAACGACAAAGGTGGAGACAGCGGGGGTGGCAGGAGGCACCGCAGCGGGTGCTTTGAGCGTGGCAGTGATCAAGTCTCCTGCCCCTGAAGAGCAGAGCACGGCCACAGCAGCCACAGCCAGCAACGGTCCAGGAGGAAGCAAAACCAGCATAGCCACTGGGGGCACTGCCAGAACATCCCTGAGGAGCAGGAAAACG GGTGCCGCGAGCTCTTCAGGGTATGCTTCCAGCATGTCCACCAGCCTCTCCCCAGAGGCCGGCGTGACTGTGGTCGGAGCAGAACCCACCGGCAAGACTGCTGAAGGAAGAGCCGACGAGGAGGACGAGGGGACCCTCATCTCAACCTTGCCACAGGAAGGCAAAGTGAGTGAACAGGATGGCAGCTCACAGAGGGTGTCCCAGGCCCgcaagggaagaagggagagaagggagcacTGGGGAGAGGACAGAGCTCTTACAAGCCCCTCGCTCTGCAGTTCAGTGGAAAGCCACCACAAGGCAGCGGGGAACAAGACCATCCAGAAAGCAGCTGGCCCGTGCTCAGGCGGCCGCAGAGCCACTAGAGATGACCAAAAGGACAAAGGCCACGGCAGCCCAGGGGGCAGCGAGCAGGGCACTGCTCACAAAGGCATCAGCCGTGCTCCCATCACCAACGAGTCCAGGACCTCGCACAAATCGGGCAGGAGCTTATCTACAGCGAGTTCAGGTCCCACCACCGAGAGACTCAGCAGGATCAGCTCTTTCTTCAGGAACGTCAGAGCCAGTCTCACTGCAAAGACAGTGGCCTCTGAGAATGCATACAGTGTTTTGTCTGAATTTCTAGGTCCCGAAGCCCAGCCGTAG